Proteins encoded by one window of Thermus caldifontis:
- a CDS encoding replicative DNA helicase, with protein MEGRIPPHNLEAEQSVLGAILLDSDVLDELEGLLPSPEAFYAEAHRKIYAAMQALRSQGKPVDLVTLAEELSRRGELEALGGVSYLVQLSEATPTAAYAEHYARIVAEKWTLRKLIQAAGEAMRLAYEEAGSLDEILDTAGKKILEVALTQTDTEARSIRELVHETFEHIESLFQNKGEVSGVRTGFKELDQLIGTLAPGSLNIIAARPAMGKTAFALTIAQNAALKEGVGVGIYSLEMPASQLTLRLMCSEARIDMNRVRLGQLTDRDFSRLVDVAGRLSEAPIYIDDTPDLTLMELRARARRLRSQHDVGLLIIDYLQLMSGPGAGKQGENRQQEIAAISRGLKALARELHVPVIALSQLSRAVEARPNKRPMLSDLRESGCLAGDTLVQLTDGSRKPIRDLVGRSGFQVLALNEATLKLEAATVSRAFATGVKPVFALTTQLGRRIRATANHKFLTPQGWKRLDQLRPGEWLALPRKLGTTSQQTLRDEELALLGHLIGDGCTLPRHSLQYTTRDLDLAQGVVQLALATFGNALNPRIKAERGWFQVYLSASRRLGMGIRNPLAKWLEELGIWGLKASQKRVPEPVFTQPPSAIARFLRHLWSTDGCIHILEGRRPYPRVYYATSSEQLAMDVQTLLLRLGINSRIRRVSQKGKGRDQFHVIISGHQDLKSFLDQVGAVGLRQARALKHVEAYLQNHNSNPNRDVIPVEVWLQAVQPALQESGLSRRELYHTLGIAYAGSTLFRQNLSRDRALRMAHALEWGALSQVATSDVYWDKVASIHPDGVEEVFDLTVPGPHNFIANDIIVHNSIEQDADLVMFIYRDEYYNPHSEKAGIAEIIVGKQRNGPTGTVELQFHAAHVRFNDLAREP; from the coding sequence ATGGAAGGACGTATTCCCCCCCATAACCTCGAGGCGGAACAGAGCGTCCTGGGGGCCATTCTTTTGGATTCAGATGTGCTGGACGAGCTGGAAGGCCTCCTCCCCTCCCCCGAGGCCTTTTATGCGGAGGCCCACCGCAAGATCTATGCGGCCATGCAGGCCCTCAGGTCCCAGGGCAAGCCCGTGGACCTGGTTACCCTGGCGGAGGAGCTTTCCCGCCGGGGAGAGCTGGAGGCCCTGGGAGGGGTAAGCTACCTGGTCCAGCTTTCCGAGGCCACCCCCACCGCCGCCTATGCGGAGCACTACGCCCGCATCGTGGCGGAGAAGTGGACCCTGAGGAAGCTGATCCAGGCGGCGGGTGAGGCCATGCGCCTGGCCTATGAGGAGGCGGGAAGCCTGGATGAGATCCTGGACACCGCGGGCAAAAAGATCCTCGAGGTGGCCCTTACCCAAACAGACACCGAGGCCCGTTCCATTCGCGAGCTGGTCCACGAAACCTTTGAGCACATCGAATCCCTCTTTCAGAACAAGGGGGAGGTATCCGGGGTACGCACCGGCTTCAAGGAGCTGGACCAGCTCATCGGCACCCTGGCCCCGGGCTCCTTAAACATCATCGCCGCCCGCCCCGCCATGGGAAAAACCGCCTTCGCCCTCACCATCGCCCAAAACGCCGCCCTAAAAGAGGGGGTGGGGGTGGGGATCTACTCCCTAGAGATGCCCGCCTCCCAGCTCACCCTACGCCTTATGTGCTCGGAAGCCCGTATAGACATGAACCGGGTGCGCCTGGGCCAGCTCACGGACCGCGACTTCTCCCGCCTGGTGGACGTGGCGGGAAGGCTTTCCGAGGCCCCCATCTACATTGACGACACCCCGGACCTCACCCTGATGGAGCTTAGGGCCCGGGCAAGAAGGCTCAGAAGCCAGCACGACGTGGGCCTATTGATCATAGATTACCTCCAACTCATGTCTGGCCCTGGGGCCGGTAAACAGGGGGAAAACCGCCAGCAGGAGATCGCCGCCATCTCCCGGGGGCTAAAGGCCTTGGCCCGGGAACTCCACGTGCCCGTCATCGCCCTAAGCCAGCTCTCCCGGGCGGTGGAGGCCAGGCCCAACAAGCGCCCTATGCTTTCGGACTTAAGGGAGTCGGGTTGCTTAGCTGGCGACACCTTGGTCCAGCTGACCGACGGCTCAAGGAAACCCATCCGCGACCTGGTAGGCCGGTCGGGATTTCAAGTTCTGGCCCTTAACGAAGCTACCTTGAAGCTGGAAGCGGCCACGGTGAGCCGGGCCTTTGCTACAGGGGTAAAACCGGTCTTTGCCCTCACCACCCAACTGGGACGCCGGATCCGCGCCACTGCCAACCACAAATTCCTAACCCCTCAGGGATGGAAGCGCTTGGATCAGCTCCGCCCTGGGGAGTGGCTGGCCTTACCTCGGAAACTAGGCACGACATCCCAGCAAACCCTTAGAGATGAGGAACTTGCCCTCCTTGGCCACCTGATCGGAGATGGTTGTACCCTACCCCGTCACAGCCTCCAATACACCACGCGAGATCTAGACCTAGCCCAAGGAGTAGTTCAACTAGCCCTCGCGACGTTTGGAAACGCCCTTAATCCACGGATAAAGGCCGAACGAGGCTGGTTTCAGGTCTACTTGAGCGCAAGCCGACGTCTTGGGATGGGTATCCGCAACCCTCTGGCAAAGTGGTTAGAGGAACTAGGCATCTGGGGGTTAAAGGCTTCCCAAAAACGGGTACCCGAACCTGTATTCACCCAACCCCCCTCTGCCATCGCCCGCTTCCTTCGTCATCTTTGGTCAACCGACGGGTGCATTCACATCTTGGAAGGGAGAAGACCTTACCCAAGGGTTTACTATGCTACCAGTAGCGAACAGCTAGCCATGGATGTCCAGACCCTTTTGCTTCGCTTAGGAATTAACTCCCGTATTCGGCGCGTCTCACAGAAGGGAAAGGGCCGCGATCAGTTTCATGTCATCATTAGCGGACACCAAGATCTAAAAAGTTTTCTTGACCAGGTAGGAGCTGTGGGCTTACGTCAGGCTAGGGCTCTCAAGCACGTGGAGGCCTATCTTCAGAACCACAACAGCAATCCCAACCGGGATGTGATCCCAGTAGAGGTTTGGCTGCAGGCTGTGCAGCCCGCATTGCAGGAATCGGGGCTTTCTCGGCGTGAGCTTTACCACACCTTGGGTATAGCCTACGCAGGTAGCACCCTCTTCCGGCAAAACCTAAGCCGGGACCGCGCCTTGCGAATGGCCCACGCTCTGGAATGGGGAGCCTTAAGCCAAGTGGCCACTAGCGATGTCTACTGGGACAAGGTGGCCTCCATCCATCCGGACGGGGTAGAGGAGGTGTTTGACCTCACTGTCCCTGGTCCACACAACTTCATTGCCAACGACATCATCGTCCATAATTCCATTGAGCAGGACGCGGACCTGGTGATGTTTATCTACCGGGACGAGTACTATAACCCCCACTCGGAAAAGGCGGGCATCGCCGAGATCATCGTGGGCAAGCAACGCAACGGCCCTACCGGTACGGTGGAGCTTCAGTTCCACGCCGCCCACGTACGCTTCAACGACCTGGCCCGGGAACCCTAA
- a CDS encoding protoglobin domain-containing protein — protein MDPGALLDLLKRRTGFTEGHAAMLRELGALMVPLAPEIALAFYDYLGRDEELGAILHAVPGRVERLYGTFIRWYSELFSGTYDRAYAEGRRRIGLVHARLGIGPRAMVPAMGIVQELSLEHMRSALRGAEIYGAVEAFEKILAIEVALIEESYLEALSLGLALGHRDLKEALAQGAATLLGAGHP, from the coding sequence GTGGACCCCGGGGCCCTTCTGGACCTCCTCAAGCGCCGCACCGGTTTCACCGAGGGGCATGCGGCCATGCTTCGGGAGCTGGGAGCCCTCATGGTTCCCTTAGCTCCCGAGATAGCCTTGGCCTTTTACGACTACCTGGGGCGGGATGAGGAGCTTGGGGCCATCCTCCATGCGGTGCCTGGAAGGGTGGAGCGGCTTTACGGCACCTTTATCCGCTGGTACAGCGAGCTCTTTTCTGGCACCTACGACCGGGCCTATGCGGAAGGGCGCAGGCGGATTGGCTTGGTGCACGCCAGGCTGGGGATAGGCCCTAGGGCCATGGTCCCCGCCATGGGCATCGTCCAGGAGCTGTCCTTGGAGCATATGCGCTCGGCGCTGCGGGGCGCGGAGATCTATGGGGCGGTGGAGGCCTTTGAGAAGATCCTCGCCATAGAGGTGGCCCTTATTGAGGAGAGCTACCTCGAGGCCCTCTCTCTGGGCCTCGCCCTTGGCCACCGGGACCTCAAGGAAGCCCTGGCCCAGGGGGCGGCAACCCTCTTGGGGGCGGGCCACCCTTAG
- a CDS encoding molybdopterin-dependent oxidoreductase, whose protein sequence is MLSRRELIKLGVLSGSGVLLGEKATELLSQAEAAAQKAPGFYPLNDPENQIYTVCLQCNTGCPIKVKVYEGVAAKMDGSPYAPWTLYPHLPLETPLEKAAKVDGGICPKGQTGLQTVYDPYRFRKVLKRAGPRGSGKWKEIPFEQAVREIAEGGKLFAEIGDERVYPGLKEVWALRDPEVMKAMKARVEEIWREKDPAKKKALVERFKEEFKDHLDTLIDPNHPDLGPKNNQVVFAYGRLKAGRSDFFKWFFQNGLGTVNFHGHTTVCQGSLYFTGKAMSYQLAYDEKKGEYTWTGGEKFYWQADLTGAEFVIFVGANIFEGNYGPPLRVKEVTQGAATGKLRYVVLDPRAQKGVAHATKWIPTKSGYDAAVAFGMMRWMFEKGRFDARFLSAANKGAAKAIGEPSWTNATWLVEIDEKGFPAKLLRMSHLGMAPEVRTLEGKEVVFDHPVVLVQGKPTPVDPQSEDKPVFGDLFVDTTLNGIRVKSALQLLREEAFSRKLEEWADLAGVEVEDIVWLAYEFTNHGKKAVVDIHRGASQHSNGFYNAFAWNVLNALIGNYDHHGGYVRASTYDIVGKKAEGPFYMDKLHPKKLEPFGISLIRHELDYEKTTLFEGYPAKRPWFPHSSDVYQEILPSAAQGYPYPVKILFHYMGSPAYALPAGHTQIQAMLDPEKIPLIVAFDIVVGDTYLYADYIIPDLTYLERWEFHGSHPNVVWKVQTIRQPAIPPIPEEVEVFGEKMPISTEAFLLALAEYLGVPGFGEKGFKNGMPFRRPEDFYLKLVANLAFGEKADGSEAVPEADDRELEIFKKARRHLPPSVFDLEKWKAAIGDESLFRRAVYVLNRGGRFQAFEKAFKPDGTVANPYGRQINLYLEKHAKSKNSMTGKPYWPLPRLFPPYTDALDQPIQDEGQGFDLTLITHRWITMTKSRTVSNYWLLNITPENYIAINPEDAKRLGFKDGELVKVVSASNPEGVWDLGPFGKKPMVGKLKVMEGLRPGHLAFALGFGHWAYGASDLEINGQVIKADPRRATGIHANAAMRVDPVLKDVGLTDLTGGSAVFYDSKVRLVRPSLEEARTYGEGVRRVALEGPPGVKAEEIREKALKAARGELDPEALRKEVAAQLGLNPKV, encoded by the coding sequence ATGCTTTCCCGGCGGGAACTGATCAAGCTGGGTGTGCTTTCTGGAAGCGGGGTTCTTCTGGGGGAAAAGGCCACGGAGCTCCTTTCCCAGGCGGAGGCCGCGGCTCAGAAGGCTCCGGGCTTCTACCCCTTGAACGATCCGGAGAACCAGATCTATACGGTTTGCCTGCAGTGCAACACCGGCTGCCCCATCAAGGTCAAGGTGTACGAGGGGGTGGCGGCCAAGATGGACGGAAGCCCCTATGCCCCCTGGACCCTTTACCCTCATCTCCCCTTGGAAACGCCCCTGGAGAAGGCGGCCAAGGTGGATGGGGGCATCTGCCCCAAGGGGCAGACGGGTTTGCAGACTGTGTACGACCCCTACCGTTTCCGTAAGGTCCTAAAGCGGGCGGGCCCAAGGGGTAGCGGCAAGTGGAAGGAGATCCCCTTTGAGCAGGCGGTGAGGGAGATCGCTGAGGGGGGCAAGCTCTTTGCGGAGATTGGGGACGAACGGGTTTACCCGGGTCTAAAGGAGGTCTGGGCCCTGAGGGATCCCGAGGTGATGAAGGCCATGAAGGCCCGGGTGGAGGAGATCTGGCGCGAAAAGGACCCCGCCAAGAAGAAGGCCCTGGTGGAGCGCTTCAAGGAGGAGTTCAAGGACCATTTGGATACCCTCATCGACCCCAACCATCCCGACCTCGGGCCCAAGAACAACCAGGTGGTCTTCGCCTACGGGCGTCTTAAGGCTGGGCGGAGCGACTTCTTCAAGTGGTTCTTCCAAAACGGCCTGGGTACCGTGAACTTCCACGGGCACACCACGGTCTGCCAGGGTTCCCTTTACTTCACGGGCAAGGCCATGAGCTACCAGCTAGCCTACGACGAGAAGAAAGGGGAGTACACCTGGACAGGGGGCGAGAAGTTTTACTGGCAAGCCGACCTAACGGGGGCGGAGTTTGTCATCTTCGTGGGGGCCAACATCTTTGAGGGGAACTATGGCCCACCCCTAAGGGTGAAGGAGGTGACCCAGGGAGCGGCCACGGGGAAGCTCAGGTATGTGGTGCTGGACCCTCGAGCCCAAAAGGGCGTGGCCCACGCCACCAAGTGGATCCCTACCAAATCGGGATACGATGCCGCCGTGGCCTTCGGCATGATGCGCTGGATGTTTGAGAAGGGGCGGTTTGACGCCCGCTTCCTCTCCGCCGCCAACAAGGGAGCGGCCAAGGCCATCGGTGAGCCCAGCTGGACCAACGCCACCTGGCTGGTGGAGATAGATGAAAAGGGCTTCCCCGCCAAGCTCTTGCGCATGAGCCACCTGGGGATGGCCCCCGAGGTCCGCACCTTGGAGGGCAAGGAGGTGGTCTTTGACCATCCCGTGGTCCTGGTACAGGGGAAGCCCACCCCGGTGGACCCCCAGAGCGAGGACAAGCCGGTCTTCGGCGACCTCTTCGTGGACACCACCCTTAACGGCATTCGGGTGAAGAGCGCCCTTCAACTCCTGCGGGAGGAGGCCTTCAGCCGAAAGCTAGAGGAGTGGGCCGATCTGGCCGGCGTGGAGGTGGAGGACATCGTCTGGCTGGCCTATGAGTTCACCAACCATGGGAAAAAGGCTGTGGTGGACATCCACCGCGGGGCCAGCCAGCACAGCAACGGCTTCTATAACGCTTTTGCCTGGAACGTCCTCAACGCTCTAATCGGTAACTACGACCACCATGGCGGTTATGTCCGGGCCAGCACCTACGACATCGTGGGCAAGAAGGCGGAAGGGCCCTTCTACATGGACAAGCTCCACCCCAAGAAGCTGGAGCCCTTTGGCATCAGCCTGATCCGCCACGAGCTGGACTACGAGAAGACCACCCTCTTTGAGGGTTATCCGGCTAAGCGGCCCTGGTTCCCCCATAGCTCCGACGTCTACCAGGAGATCCTGCCCTCCGCCGCCCAGGGGTACCCTTACCCGGTGAAGATCCTCTTCCACTACATGGGCTCCCCCGCCTACGCCCTGCCTGCTGGTCACACCCAGATCCAGGCCATGCTGGACCCGGAAAAGATCCCCCTTATCGTGGCCTTTGACATCGTGGTGGGGGACACCTACCTCTATGCCGACTACATCATCCCTGACCTCACCTATCTTGAGCGCTGGGAGTTCCACGGCAGCCACCCCAACGTGGTCTGGAAGGTGCAGACCATCCGCCAGCCCGCCATTCCCCCCATCCCTGAGGAGGTGGAGGTCTTTGGGGAAAAGATGCCCATCTCCACAGAGGCCTTCCTCTTGGCGCTGGCGGAGTACCTGGGCGTGCCGGGGTTTGGGGAGAAGGGCTTCAAAAACGGCATGCCCTTCCGCAGGCCCGAGGACTTCTACCTGAAGCTGGTGGCCAACCTGGCTTTTGGGGAGAAGGCCGATGGCTCGGAGGCCGTGCCCGAGGCCGATGACCGGGAGCTGGAGATCTTCAAGAAGGCCCGCCGCCACCTGCCTCCTTCGGTGTTTGACCTGGAGAAGTGGAAGGCGGCCATTGGGGATGAGAGCCTCTTCCGCCGGGCGGTGTACGTTTTGAACCGGGGTGGGCGCTTCCAGGCCTTTGAGAAGGCCTTTAAGCCCGATGGCACGGTGGCCAACCCCTATGGCAGGCAGATCAACCTGTACCTGGAGAAGCACGCCAAGAGCAAGAACAGCATGACGGGCAAGCCCTACTGGCCTCTGCCGCGCCTCTTCCCTCCCTACACGGATGCCCTGGACCAGCCCATCCAGGATGAGGGGCAGGGTTTTGACCTGACCCTGATCACCCATCGCTGGATCACCATGACCAAGAGCCGTACCGTTTCCAACTACTGGCTCCTCAACATTACCCCCGAGAACTACATCGCCATTAACCCCGAGGATGCCAAGCGGCTGGGCTTCAAGGATGGGGAGCTGGTCAAGGTGGTTTCCGCCAGCAATCCCGAGGGGGTCTGGGACCTGGGGCCCTTCGGCAAGAAACCCATGGTGGGCAAGCTGAAGGTCATGGAGGGCCTGCGCCCCGGCCACCTGGCCTTTGCCCTGGGATTCGGCCACTGGGCCTACGGGGCGAGCGACCTAGAGATCAACGGCCAGGTGATCAAGGCCGATCCCCGTAGGGCCACGGGCATCCACGCCAACGCCGCCATGCGGGTGGACCCGGTGCTAAAGGATGTGGGGCTTACGGACCTCACCGGGGGCAGTGCGGTCTTCTACGATTCCAAGGTGCGCCTGGTGCGCCCCAGCCTCGAGGAGGCCAGGACCTATGGAGAGGGGGTGCGGAGGGTGGCCCTCGAGGGTCCCCCGGGCGTTAAGGCCGAGGAAATCCGGGAAAAGGCCCTCAAGGCAGCCCGGGGTGAGCTGGACCCCGAGGCCTTGCGCAAGGAGGTGGCGGCCCAGCTGGGTCTGAACCCCAAGGTTTAG
- the nrfD gene encoding NrfD/PsrC family molybdoenzyme membrane anchor subunit — translation MRAWGWILYGVLAAIGLAGFFLRFATGHQLAGYGSYVPWGLWVAAYIYFIGLSAGAFLLSALVYVFGVRRLEPIAPLALVVALASLLMALITIWFDLGHLERFYYVYLRPNFRSMMAWMVWLYTAYGLLLLSELYFALRRHLPRYADRRGVTGLLARLLTGGRKTPFTQEEIHRDEGILRVLGTIGVPLAIAFHGGVGALFGTVVAQDLWHSPIYPILFLTGALLSGGALMTAVYVFFWPRKDGQWKELSLLLGRVVLGLILFDLLLEWAEYSIPMWYGVGSEFKALWNTLFGPFWYVYWVFHILLGVVVPVLLLLWGVRGRLGAIGLASFLVAVTFLAIRLNLVIPSLVHPKLEGLVHAYHDHRLTFVYFPTWFEWSVVVFSVVLGFTVTYVLVRILPVIEGRLLKEVA, via the coding sequence ATGCGCGCTTGGGGTTGGATCCTATACGGGGTTTTGGCGGCTATAGGCCTTGCGGGGTTTTTCCTGCGCTTCGCCACCGGCCACCAGCTGGCGGGCTACGGCAGCTACGTCCCTTGGGGCCTATGGGTGGCCGCGTACATTTACTTTATCGGTCTGTCAGCGGGAGCCTTCTTGCTATCCGCCCTGGTTTACGTCTTTGGGGTGCGCAGGTTGGAGCCCATCGCTCCCTTGGCCCTGGTGGTGGCCTTGGCCAGCCTTCTCATGGCCCTCATCACCATCTGGTTTGACCTGGGGCACCTGGAGCGCTTCTACTACGTCTACCTGAGGCCCAACTTCCGCTCCATGATGGCCTGGATGGTCTGGCTGTACACCGCCTATGGCCTCCTTCTTCTTTCGGAGCTTTACTTTGCCCTGCGGCGGCACCTGCCCCGCTATGCGGATCGCCGGGGAGTTACGGGCTTGTTAGCCCGCCTGCTCACAGGGGGCCGGAAGACCCCCTTCACCCAAGAGGAGATCCACCGGGATGAGGGGATTCTTAGGGTTTTGGGAACCATCGGCGTGCCCTTGGCCATTGCCTTCCACGGGGGGGTGGGCGCCCTCTTCGGCACGGTGGTGGCCCAAGACCTTTGGCATAGCCCCATCTACCCCATCCTCTTCCTCACGGGGGCCCTCCTCTCGGGTGGGGCGTTGATGACAGCGGTGTACGTCTTCTTCTGGCCCAGGAAGGATGGACAGTGGAAGGAGCTAAGCCTTCTTTTGGGCCGGGTGGTGTTGGGGCTCATCCTCTTTGACCTCCTCCTGGAGTGGGCGGAGTACTCCATCCCCATGTGGTATGGGGTGGGTTCCGAGTTCAAGGCCCTGTGGAACACCCTCTTTGGCCCTTTCTGGTACGTGTACTGGGTATTCCACATCCTGCTTGGGGTGGTGGTTCCCGTTCTCCTTCTCCTTTGGGGTGTGCGGGGCCGCCTGGGGGCGATAGGCCTTGCCAGCTTCCTGGTGGCGGTTACCTTCTTGGCCATCCGCCTCAACCTGGTGATTCCCAGCCTGGTCCACCCCAAGCTGGAGGGCCTGGTGCATGCCTACCATGACCACCGCCTCACCTTTGTCTACTTTCCCACGTGGTTTGAGTGGAGCGTGGTGGTCTTTTCCGTGGTCCTGGGCTTTACCGTGACCTACGTGCTGGTGCGCATCCTGCCCGTGATTGAGGGCAGGCTTCTTAAGGAGGTGGCGTGA
- a CDS encoding 4Fe-4S dicluster domain-containing protein, producing MSEMESRRAFLEKVASTVFAGMVLGGQPVKAGAEPVKVELPPRPPDGPILPELEYEDVLVRMQRDLERALKKGTTPKWVMVIDTRKCVGCHACTVSCAVENKLPPGVVYRSVIEEQIGKYPEVSWRFLPRPCMQCDNPPCVPVCPVGATWKRADGIVEIDYDACIGCRYCLVSCPYQARTFDFGESWTQDTPGQGQMPYEELPTFEWGEVHVRKEGVVPSSPVGNARKCSFCLHRLEHGLLPQCVTTCIGRATFFGDASDPESLVFQLIHQPNAMRLKEELGTEPRVYYLV from the coding sequence ATGAGCGAGATGGAAAGCCGCAGGGCCTTTTTGGAGAAGGTGGCCTCCACGGTCTTTGCCGGCATGGTGCTGGGAGGCCAGCCGGTGAAGGCTGGGGCCGAGCCGGTGAAGGTGGAGCTTCCCCCAAGGCCCCCGGATGGGCCCATCCTGCCTGAGCTGGAGTATGAGGATGTTCTGGTACGCATGCAGCGGGACCTGGAGCGAGCCCTAAAAAAGGGCACCACCCCCAAGTGGGTCATGGTGATCGACACCCGCAAGTGCGTGGGTTGCCACGCCTGCACCGTGTCCTGTGCGGTGGAAAACAAGCTCCCTCCCGGGGTGGTGTACCGCTCGGTGATTGAGGAACAGATCGGGAAGTATCCCGAGGTGAGCTGGAGGTTCCTGCCCCGGCCCTGCATGCAGTGCGACAACCCCCCTTGTGTGCCTGTCTGCCCGGTGGGGGCCACCTGGAAGCGGGCTGACGGCATCGTGGAGATCGACTACGACGCCTGCATCGGCTGCCGCTACTGCCTGGTTTCCTGCCCCTATCAGGCCCGCACCTTCGACTTCGGGGAAAGCTGGACGCAGGATACCCCCGGCCAGGGCCAGATGCCTTACGAGGAGCTCCCCACCTTTGAGTGGGGCGAGGTGCATGTGCGCAAGGAGGGGGTGGTTCCCTCTAGCCCTGTGGGCAACGCCCGCAAGTGTAGCTTCTGCTTGCACCGCTTAGAACACGGGCTTTTGCCCCAGTGCGTGACCACCTGCATTGGCCGGGCCACCTTCTTCGGGGATGCTTCCGATCCGGAAAGCCTGGTTTTCCAGCTCATCCATCAGCCCAATGCCATGCGGCTTAAGGAGGAGCTGGGCACAGAGCCTAGGGTGTACTACCTGGTGTGA
- a CDS encoding PhnD/SsuA/transferrin family substrate-binding protein — MARIWLLVLLLLGCARPPEAGPLAPLPQIRLEEEAPLRVAIAGILSPKRSYPYWTLAQTLWPEATVLGRRGYKEVLELLQKGQADLAFLCTFAAAKAVVEGYGEVIASSVPAPWTRYRSVVIVAASSDRRSLAHLAGATFAFVDPLSNTGYIRPIQELKRLGYRPEQYLGQTIFTYAHDRAVEAVARGLVEAAAVDGMVLDALVRKDPELKTKIRIIWEGPQDPPPPVVVRKGLTPKAKKELLDRLQEAGQLLEVGIAGFAPADDGAYRRFLEGF; from the coding sequence ATGGCCCGGATCTGGCTTCTGGTGTTACTCCTCTTAGGGTGCGCCCGTCCCCCAGAGGCCGGCCCCTTGGCCCCCCTTCCCCAGATACGCCTCGAGGAGGAAGCCCCCTTGCGCGTCGCCATAGCGGGCATCCTCTCCCCCAAACGGAGCTACCCCTACTGGACCCTGGCCCAGACCCTCTGGCCTGAGGCCACGGTCCTGGGAAGGCGGGGCTACAAGGAGGTGCTGGAGCTCTTGCAAAAGGGTCAGGCCGACCTGGCCTTCCTGTGTACCTTCGCTGCGGCCAAGGCGGTGGTGGAGGGCTACGGGGAGGTCATCGCCAGCTCGGTTCCCGCACCCTGGACCCGGTACCGCAGCGTGGTCATCGTGGCGGCTAGTTCGGACCGGCGAAGCCTTGCCCACCTGGCGGGGGCCACCTTCGCCTTTGTGGACCCCCTTTCCAACACCGGCTACATCCGCCCCATCCAGGAGCTCAAAAGGTTGGGCTATCGGCCGGAGCAGTACCTGGGTCAAACCATCTTCACCTATGCCCACGACCGTGCGGTGGAGGCAGTAGCCCGCGGCCTGGTGGAGGCGGCGGCGGTGGACGGGATGGTGCTGGATGCCCTGGTGCGGAAGGATCCCGAGCTCAAGACCAAGATCCGGATCATCTGGGAAGGACCCCAGGACCCACCCCCGCCTGTGGTGGTGAGAAAGGGGCTAACCCCAAAGGCCAAGAAGGAGCTACTGGACCGCTTACAAGAAGCAGGGCAGCTTCTCGAGGTGGGGATAGCGGGTTTCGCCCCCGCCGATGACGGGGCTTATCGCCGTTTCTTAGAGGGATTTTAG